The DNA segment GCAGCCCAAATCACACAGCGCCGTATTAATATTGGGACAAGCAGAGCTGCACGGCACTGCATGTCACTGCAGCAAGGACTGCAACATGCAACACTGCACAAGACTGCAGTGCACAGCAGTGGCACGGGGacatgcagccctgcagtgcacagcagtGATGTGGGGacatgcagccctgcagtgcacagcagtGACACGGGGACATGCAatcctgcatggcacagcagtgACGCGGGGACATgcagccctgcatggcacagcagtgACATGAGGACATGCAatcctgcatggcacagcagtgACGTGGGGACATgcagccctgcatggcacagcagtgATGTGGGGacatgcagccctgcagtgcacagcagtGACACGGGGACATGCAatcctgcatggcacagcagtgACGCGGGGACATgcagccctgcatggcacagcagtgACATGAGGACATGCAatcctgcatggcacagcagtgACGTGGGGACATgcagccctgcatggcacagcagtgATGTGGGGacatgcagccctgcagtgcacagcagtgacatggggacatgcaatcctgcatggcacagcagtgACACGGGGacatgcagccctgcagtgcacagcagtGACACGGGGAcatgcagccctgcactgcacagcaccacacagcagtgacagcgAGGCAGGCAGCAccgcacagcacagcagtgctgcggGACGCGCATCACTGCACGCCACAGCGACGAGTCCAGGACACGCGGCACCGCACAGCGCAGCACGCCAGCGCCCCGCTGAGGCCGGGTGAGGCATGCAGCACCGCATTGCCCACCTGCAGCTCAGCGATGCGCTGCGCGCACTCGGTGCTGGGCTCGTTGTCCAGCGGCAGGCGCAGCTTGTGCACGGTGCGGCTCTCGCagctctccagctgcagccGGATGTCCTTCAGCTGCGAGATGTAACTGCGCCGCAGCGACTCCTCCTGCTCGCCTGCGGGGACACGGCAGCATTGCAGCGCTGCGGCACTGCACCGAGCGGGTGCAGCCAGGTGAGgttgcagaactgcagcactgcaccgAGCGGGTGCAGCAGGGTGAGGTTGCtgaactgcagcactgcaccgAGCCGGTGTGGCAAGGTGAGGTTGcagaactgcagtgctgcactgagtgGCTGCGGCAGGGTgagggtgcagcactgcatcaaTGCATGGAGcaagtgcagcactgcagcactgcactgagtGGGTGCAGCCGggtgaggctgcagcactgcagcaccacactgagtggctgcagcagggtgaggctgcagcactgcatcaaTGCACAGAGTAGGTGCAGCCGGGTGaggctgcagttctgcagtaGGTGGGTGCTGCAGATTGGGATGCAGCTTCGCCAAGCAGGTGGATGCAGCgttgcagcactgcactgcgTGGTTTCTGTGAGACAggagtgcagcactgcacagagcaggtgCTGCAGATCGggatgcagcacagctgagtggGCAAACAGCGCTgtggcactgcagcactgcaacacTGCAGCACTGTAACACTGCACTGAGTGGGCGCAGAAGACTGGGATGCAGTGTGGCCGAGTGGGCagatgcagccctgcagccctgcaatGGGTGTGTGAAGCAGGGTGTGGATGCAGCACTGCGTGGGGTGAGTGCTGTGGGGTGgaggtgcagcactgcagtggttCTGCGCTGCAGCAGTACAacactgcagcccagcagcaggcaggcaccACAGATTAGGTTGCAGCACAGATGAACGGGCAGGGTGCAGCgttgcagcactgcagtgggtGGAAGATATGGGGTgggggtgcagcactgcagcactgcagcaggtaGGCAGTGCATATTAggacacagagcagctgagcGGTGTGGGTCTGCACCGCTGCAGcattgcagcactgcactgggTGGGTGCTGTGGGGGCAGTGGTGCAGCACTGCGTGGAGTGGNNNTGCAGTATTGCAGCACTGCAACGGGCGGATTCTATGGGGTgggggtgcagcactgcagcaccgcACTGAATGGATGCAGCAGGttgggggctgcagcactgcacgaGATAGCTGCAGCTGGTTGAGGATGCcgcacagcagcactgcatggaaGAGATGCNNNNNNNNNNNNNNNNNNNGTAGCACTGCGGCACTGCAACACTGCAGTGAGTGGCTGCAGTGTGGTgggggtgcagcactgcagcaggtaGGCACCGCATATCGggacacagagcagctgagcaggtGTCTGCAccgctgcagcactgcagcactgcatggggATGCTGTGGGTTGGGTTGTAGCACGCAGCACTGCGCTGAGTGGCTGCAGTGTGTTGGGtgtggcagcactgcagcactgcaggggcGGCTGCATCGGGCCGGGGCTGCTCACCTTTCTCCTGCGCGCGCAGCAGCAGCTCGTACTTTTGTGTGCAGGCGCTGTAGTCGCGCTGCAGCTGCATGCGGTCGTCGGGCTGGAAGCAGCGCGCGTCGGCgctgtgctgcaggaactgCTGGTAATGCGTCTCCAGGCTGCGCAGCGTGCGCTGACATTCCTCCGTCGCCATGGTGCGCAGCTGCAGGGGAACACCGCGCTCAGAACATGCGGCTGCAGCGCTGcatggctgcactgctgcacagcgGGGCCCCGGGTGCA comes from the Meleagris gallopavo isolate NT-WF06-2002-E0010 breed Aviagen turkey brand Nicholas breeding stock unplaced genomic scaffold, Turkey_5.1 ChrUn_random_7180001949772, whole genome shotgun sequence genome and includes:
- the LOC104916863 gene encoding plectin-like, yielding MATEECQRTLRSLETHYQQFLQHSADARCFQPDDRMQLQRDYSACTQKYELLLRAQEKGEQEESLRRSYISQLKDIRLQLESCESRTVHKLRLPLDNEPSTECAQRIAELQEIHRELEGIRENLDAVSAQSAQVLAQPEDGASAPLLRSELEVTLQKMERVYSLSCIYLEK